GGTGATCGATGTGGCCGGCGAGGCGAGCATCCTGATGAACATTCAGGAAATGGCGACGCTGGCGCAGTACCGCCTGCCCGTGAAGGTCTTCATCCTGAACAACCAGTACATGGGCATGGTGCGCCAGTGGCAGGAGCTGCTGCATGGTGGCCGCTATTCCGAAAGCTACAGCTCCGCGCTGCCGGACTTCGTGAAGCTGGCGGAAAGCTTCCATGGCGTCGGCATGCGGATCGAGGGCGTGGATGACCTGGACCGCGTGATCCGCGAGATGATCGCCATCGACCGCCCCGTGATCGTGGACTGCGCGGTGGATGAGAAGGAGAACGTCTTCCCGATGATCCCCTCCGGCGCCGCGCATAACGAGATGCTGCTGGCCCCGGGTCAGGAAGGCGGCATCGCCGGCGTCACGGATGAGGGAAGGGTGCTGGTCTGACCCGGCCGGCTTCCGGACCTTTCCCTCTTCCTTCGACTGGAACGACCCATGGCTGACCAGAACGACACCCTGCAGCGCGCGGCGACCATCGCCGTGCTGGTGGAGAATGAGGCCGGCGTGCTGGCGCGCGTCATCGGCCTCTTCTCCGGCCGCGGCTACAATATCGACAGCCTGACCGTGGCACCGGTGGATGATGCGGGGCGGCTCTCCCGCATCACCGTCGTCACCAGCGGCACGGAAATGGTGATCGAGCAGATCAAGGCGCAGCTGGACCGCCTGGTGCCCGTCCACAAGGTGGCCGACCTGACGCTGGAAGGCCCGCACCTCGTGCGGGAGCTGGCGCTGATCAAGGTGGTTGGCCGGGGCGAGTCACGGATGGAGGCGCTGCGCCTGGCCGATGCCTTCCGCGCCCGCGTGGTGGATGCCACAACCGAGAGCTTCGTCTTCGAGATGACAGGCAGCGGCGAGAAGCTGGATGCCTTCATCAACCTGATGCGGCCGATCGGGCTGGCGGAAGTCAGCCGGACCGGTGCCGTCGCCATCGCGCGCGGCACCGCCAGCCTGCGGCCCTGAGCTTTTTTTCGAGTCCTGAACTGGGGAGTGCGCGAGAGATGCGCGTCTACTACGACCGTGATGCCGACGTGAACCTGATCAAGGCCAAGAAGGTCGCGGTCATCGGCTTCGGCAGCCAGGGCCATGCCCATGCCATGAACATGCGTGACTCCGGCGTGACCGACGTGGTCATCGGCCTGCGCCCCGGCCCTTCCGCCAAGAAGGCCGAGGCCGCCGGCTTCAAGGTCCTCTCCCCGGCCGAGGCCGCGAAGTGGGCCGATGTCGTGATGGTGCTGACCCCGGATGAGGGCCAGGGCGACCTGTATCGCGACCACCTGCACGAGAACATGAAGGAAGGCGCCGCGCTGGCCTTCGCGCATGGCCTGAACGTGCACTTCAACCTGATCGAGCCGCGCAGCGACATCGACGTCTTCATGATCGCGCCGAAGGGCCCGGGCCATACCGTGCGCGGCGAGTATCAGAAGGGCGGCGGCGTGCCCTGCCTGGTGGCCGTGCACCAGAACCCCTCAGGCAATGCGCTGGAGATCGCGCTCTCCTACGCCTGCGCCGTCGGCGGTGGCCGCTCCGGCATCATCGAGACCACCTTCAAGGAAGAGTGCGAGACCGATCTGTTCGGCGAGCAGGTCGTCCTCTGCGGCGGTCTGGTCGAGCTGATCAAGGCTGGCTACGAGACGCTGGTCGAGGCCGGCTATGCGCCGGAGATGGCCTATTTCGAGTGCCTGCACGAAGTGAAGCTGATCGTCGACCTCATCTATGAGGGCGGCATCGCCAACATGAACTACTCCATCTCCAACACCGCGGAATACGGCGAGTATGTCACCGGCCCCCGCATCATCACCGCCGAGACCAAGGCCGAGATGAAGCGCGTGCTGAACGACATCCAGACCGGCAAGTTCACCCGCGACTGGATGCTGGAGAACAAGGTCAACCAGGCCGGTTTCAAGGCCACCCGCCGCAAGCTGGCCGACCACTCCATCGAGGAAGTCGGCGCCCGCCTGCGCGGCATGATGCCCTGGATCACCAAGGGCGCGCTGGTGGACAAGGCCAAGAACTAAGGCCTCAGGCCCAGGGGAAGGGGGCGCGCCGGCTTTGGCCGGCGCGCCCCTTTTTCATGCGCGCCGCAGGTTCCAGAAGACCGGCGCGCCCTTCACCATGCCCGTCAGGTCGCTGCGATAGGCGGTGTTCTGGTAGAAGAGCCCGACGGGGATGAAGGGCAGGTCCTGGAAGGCGGCGGCCTGCATGGCGCGGCCGATCTCTCCCTGGCGCTCGGGCGGGGTTTCGAACCACTGGTCGCGCAGCGCCTCCAGCCGCTCGCTGGTCGGCCAGCCGACGATGCTGCGGCGGCCATTGCCGCGCAGGTAGTTATGCGCCGCCGGGTTGACCCAGCTCGCCCCCGCCGTGCTGACGCAGACCGTGTTCCAGCCGCCGCGCTCCGGCGGATCCTGGTTGGCGATGCGGCGGATGAAGGTGCCGAAATCCATCGCCTGCAATTCGACGTTGATGCCGCAGCGGCGCATCATATCCGCCGCCACCAGGTTCAGCGCGCTGACGGAGGGATAGTCGGTGGGCTGGAGATGCACGATCCGCTCGCCCTTGTAGCCGGCGGCCTCGAGCGCGCGGCGCACGGCATCGAGGTCGCGCGGGCCGGTCAGCGCCGCCATCCCCTCGTCGCTGGCCATCGGCGAGCCTGGCAGGAAGTAGCCGAGATCGTCCCGCCACAACGACCGGTCGGCGCCGGCCACCGCCTGCATGAAATCCGCCTGCGCCACCGCGCCCAGCAGCGCCTGCCGCATCTCCGGCCGGTCGAAGGGCGGGTGGAGCTGGTTGAAGCGCAGGAAGGCGGGGGAGCCGGTGGTATCCAGCACCTCCTGCCGGATATTGCGGTTGCGCTTCAGCGCCTCCGAGAGATCGGCTGGCGGTTGTTCCCACCAGTCGATCTCGCCCTGCTGCAGGGCGGCGGCGGCCGTGGCGGGGTCAGGCATGGAAAGCCATTCGACGCGCTCGATATGCGCCACCTTCGGGCCAGCCAGCAGGCTGGGCTCGCCGCCCTCGCGGGGCACATAGCCGGCGAACTTCTCATAGACCGCGCGGGCGCCGACGACATATTCGCGGGCCACGAAGCGATAGGGGCCGCTGCCCACCATCTCCGTCACCTGCGTGCCAGGGTCTGTCAGCGCCAGACGCTCCGGCATGATGAAGGCATTCATGGTGCCGGGTTTGCCCAGCGCATCCGGCAACATGGGGAAGGGGCGCTTCAGACGGATGACCAGCCGCTGGTCGTCGGCAGCGGAGATCTCGTCCACGAGCTGCATCAGGGCGATGCCGAAGGTATCGCGCGCCCCCCAGCGGCGGATGCTGGCCGCCGCGTCGCGTGCCCGCACAGGTTCCCCGTCATGGAAGCGCAGGCCGGGGCGCAGGGTGATGGTCCAGCGCCGGCCGTCGTCCTCGACCTCATGTCCCGCCGCCATCTGCGGCTGGGGACGCAGCGCGGTGTCCACGCCATAAAGCGTGTCGAAGACCATCAGCGCGTGATTGCGGGTCACGATTCCCGGGGTCCAGACCGGGTCCAGGATGGTCAGGTCCGCCTGGGCCACGAAGCGCAGGGGCTTGGCGCGCTGCGCCAGCCCCAGGCGCGGCGCGGCCATGCCGCTGGCCAGTGCTGCGGCGAGGACGGATCGGCGGGATGGAGCGTAAATTCCCATAATACACGAACGATGGATGTCTTATCGATACCCGTCAACCTCCGTAACGAAGCTGCCGGGCGGGCGTGGGATAGTGCAACCTGCCAGTTGGGCTGGCATTGCTAGCGGACGCCGCACCGCCGGTTGAAAAGGACTTTCCCCCCAATGCGCCTCTTCAAATGTCAGGTCTGCGGCAATGTGCTGCATTTCGAGAATACGCGCTGCGTGAAATGCGACACGACACTGGGCTATCTGCCAGAGCAGAACACGCTCTCCGCGCTGGACCCCGTTGGCGGCGAGGAGGCGCTCTGGTCCGCCCGCGCGGCGGCGGGGCGCGGATACCGCTTCTGCGACAATGCGCGGCAGCAGGCCTGCAACTGGCTTGTGCCCGGCGAGAGCGAGCACCGCTTCTGCCTGGCCTGCCGCCATAACCGCACCATTCCCGATATTTCCGACCCCGTGAACAAGGAGCACTGGCAGAAGATCGAGATCGCCAAGCGTCGCGCTATCTACAGCTTCATTCGCCTGCGCCTGCCCATGCCGACCCGCGCGGAGGACCCGGAGAAAGGCTTGGCCTTCGACTTCCTGGCCGATATGCCGCAGGGGCCGCAGGTGATGACAGGCCATGACAACGGACTGATCACGCTGGCCCTGGCCGAAGCAGATGATGCCGAGCGTGCCCGCCGCCGCACGGCGATGGGTGAGCCTTACCGCGCGTTGCTCGGCCATTTCCGTCATGAATCCGGCCATTACTTCTGGGACCGGCTGGTGCGCGACGGCGGGCGGCTGGAGGAATGCCGCGCGGCCTTCGGCGACGACCGCCAGGACTATGGCGAAGCGCTGAAGCGCCACTATCAGCATGGTACACCCGCCGACTGGCAGGAGAACTTCGTCAGCACCTATGCCACTGCCCACCCCTGGGAGGATTTCGCGGAGACCTGGGCGCACTACCTGCACATCGTCGATACGCTGGAAATGGCCCGCGCCCTCGGCATCGGCATCGCGCCACGCCTGGACAGGGAAGGGGATCTCTCGGCCGGGGTGGATTTCGACCCCTACCGCATCACCGATATCCATGCGGTGATGGAAGCCTGGGTGCCGCTGACAGTGGCGGTGAACAGCCTGAACCGCAGCATGGGTATCCCGGACCTCTATCCCTTCGTGCTCTCCGCCGCCGTCGTGGCGAAGCTCGGCTTCATCCAGTCCCTGGTGCATGACAAGCTCCCTGCCGGCTGAGCGCGGGCCGCTGCTGACGCGCAGGTCCCTGCTGGAAGGCAGCGCGGCATTGCTGGCGGGCGGCGTGGCGGTGGCCAGCTTCGGGCTGGTGATCGAGCCGAGCCTGCTGCTGACGGTGCGGGAGTACCGGCTGTCCCTGCCGGGATGGGGCGCGCGGCCGCCGCTGACCCTCTGCGTCATCACCGATCTTCATGCCAACGAGCCCTGGATGCCGCTGGACCGCATCCGCCGCATCGTCGCCACGGCCAATGCGCTGCAGCCCGACGCGCATCTGCTGCTGGGCGACATTCCCGGCCATTTCCCCTGGGTCCGCCGCCGCCTGCCGATGCCGGAGGTGGTGGAGGCCCTGGCCGGGCTGCATGCGCCGCTGGGCAAGTTCGCCGTGCCCGGCAACCATGAATGGTGGGACGACCCGGAGGTGCAGCTGACCCGGCGGGGCGTGCCGGCGCTGTTCGGTCTGCTGCGCGGCGCGGGCTTCACGCTGCTGGCCAACGGCGCCGTTCGGCTGCCGCATGGCGACGGCGTCTGGCTCTGCGGCACGGACAGCATGCTGGCCTTCCGCCTGGGGCGGCGCCGCTTCGTCGGTGTCGACAATCTGCAGGCCGCCCTGGCGCCGCTGGCCGCCGACGATGCCCCCGCCATCCTGATGGCGCATGAGCCGGACCAGTTCGTGAATGTGCCGCGCCGGGTGGCGTTGACGCTGTCCGGCCATACCCATGGCGGGCAGGTGCGGATTCTCGGCTGGTCGCCGGTCGTCGGCTCCCGCTACGGCAACCGCTTCGCCTATGGGCTGGTGGAGGAGGCGGGGCGGCGGCTGATCGTCTCCGGCGGCCTCGGTTGCAGCGTCTTTCCCATCCGCTTCGGCGTGGCGCCGGAACTGGTGCTGGTGCGGCTCTCCTGACACTGCCGGTCCCGCCTGTGAGGTGCCGGGAGGAACCTCATGCCGGGGGCGCTGTTTTTTCAGGATTGGTAAAGGGGTTCCTGACACATGAAACGGTATTTTCTGACGGCATTTTCCGCGGCCGTCGCAGCCTTGCCGGCGGTGGCTCAGCCCGTGCCCCCCAATACACCTGGGCCTACCGTGCCGGAGCGGATCGAGCCGCAGAGGCCGGCTCCTCCAGCGGGCCTGCCTTCGGAAGGCCCCCGGGACGGAGTCATCCGGCCCCCCGGAGACGTGGACCCGGACATGCCGGAGGCCGCGCCGGATAACGACGTCGGAACGACGACGCCGGTGGTCCCGCTGCCCGGCTCGCCGGGAGGCTCTCCGCGGGTCCAGCCCCGGTGACGGAGATGGGCGCCATGGCGCCCACGGGCCACAGGGGCCCATGGCTGATGCGGAACCAGGCTTCGTGATGCTCGAGGACAGGGCTGCGGCGGGGCGCGCGCTGGCCGCGCGCCTCATGCATCTGCGCGATGCGGCGCCCGTGGTGCTGGCTCTGCCCCGCGGCGGGGTGCCGGTGGCCTTCGAGGTGGCGGCGGCATTGGGCGCGCCGCTCGACATCCTGCTGGTGCGGAAGATCGGCGCGCCACACTTCCCGGAACTGGCGGCTGGTGCCGTGCTGGGTGGTGCCCATCCCGGCACGGTGATTAATGAGGCGGTGGTCCGCGAACTCGGTATCTCCGAAGCTTATCTGGAGCGGGAAGCCGCCCGGCAGCGTGCCGAGATCACGCGGCGAAGTGACGCCTATCTGCGCGGCCGCCCGCCTCTGCCGGTCGAGAACCGGACTGTCATCGTGGTCGATGACGGGGCCGCGACCGGTGCCACGGCCAGGGTCGCGCTGCGAATGCTGAGGGCGGCGGGCCTCGCGCGGCGCGTGGTGCTGGCGGTTCCCGTAGCCGCGCCGGAAGTCGCCGCCATGCTGCGCGGCCTCTGCGACGACGCCGTCTTTCTGGCGCTTCCGGACCCGTTCGGCGCTGTCGGACGGTTCTACGAGGACTTCACGCAGGTCGAGGACGCGGTGGTCATCGACCTGCTCGACCGCGCGGCCACGCGGCAAGGCGGATGACGCCGCGCGGCGGTCACAGCGGATGCGTGGCGTGGCCCACGGGTTCCCGCCCGTTGCCGGTATCTTCCCTGCCATCTTCCTGCAGGATCCTCACCGGAACCGACTTGGCGGCTGGCGTCTTGGACTGCTCGTCATGGTGGGAGAGGGGGATGAGGGGGTTCATCTCCGGGTAATAAGCGCCGAGGCAGCCATCCGGCAGACGGAAGGGCGTCACCCTCAGGCCGCTGACCTTCCGCTCAACCCCATCTCCTGCATCGCTGACAAGGGAGACAACCTGGCCCTCCCGCAGGTTGTGGCGCCGCATTTCCAGGGGGTTGATGAGCACCACGTCGCGCGTGCCTTCGATGCCGCGCATACGGTCGCTGTAGCCATAGATCGTCGTGTTGAACTGGTCGTTGCTGCGCAGGGTGATGAGGCGGAAGCGGCCCGGCGCATCCTCGAATCCGGTCGCCGACATCGGCTTGGCTACGGTGAACTCGGCTTTGCCGGACTTGGTTTTCCAGATCCGCTCCCGCGCCGAATTCCCGCGATAGAAGCCGCCGGGAGTGAACATGCGGTTATTGAAGTCGTGGAATTCCTCAAGGTAGGTCTCGGCGATCAGGTCACGGATCAGGCTGTAATCAGCGACCCATTCGTCCCATTTCACCCGGTTGTTGACCGGCAGCGTCGCCTTGGCGATACCGGCGACGATCGCGACCTCCGAACGCAGGTGATCACTGGCGGGCTTGCGGCGGGCGATCGAGCCATGGATGCAGCTGAAGGTATCCTCCATGCTGACGGCCTGCGGACCGCTGGCCTGGATATCTTCCTCGGTGCGGCTGAGGCAGGGCAGGAGATAGGCTACCTGGCCATGCACCAGGTGGCTGCGGTTGAGCTTCGTGGCGACCTGTACGGTCAGGCGCATATCGCTCCAGGCCTTTTCCATCCGGTCGCGTTCCGGGATGGCGCGAACGAAGTTGCCACCCAGGCCGATAAAGGCACGCACTTGGCCGGAGATGATACCCTCGCAGGCCTCCACGGTGTTCAGGCCCTTGTCGCGCGGCGGCTTGAAGTTGAACTGCTTCGCCAGCCTGTCGAGCGGCACCAGCTCCGGCTTTTCCGCGATGCCGACGGTGCGCTGCCCCTGCACGTTGGAATGGCCCCGGACAGGAGAAATGCCGGTCCCATCGCGGCCGATATTGCCTTTCAGCAGCAGCATGTTCACCAGCATCGCCACGTTCTCGAAGCCATGGACATGCTGGGTCAGCCCCATGCCGTAGAAGGCGGTGACGCGGTCGGCTTCGACATAGACCTGGGCGGCTGCCTCGATATCCCGCCGTGACAGGCCGGACTGCGCCTCGATCTCCTCCCAGCCGGTCCCACGCACCTTTGCTTCGAAGGCCTTGAAGCCATGGGTGTGCTGCTGGATGAAGTCCTCGTCCAGCACGCGCCGCCCCTGCTGCTGCGCGGCGTCATCCGCGGCGAGGACGTGCTTGCAGATGCCGAGAATCACGGCGATGTCGCCGCCCGGCCGGACCTGGTGATACTGGCTGCTGATGGCGGTTTCCTGCCCCGTCAGCATCTCCACCGGGTTTTGCGGATTGGTGAAGACCTCCAGTCCCCGCTCCCGCACCGGGTTGAAGGTGATGATCTTAACGCCACGCTTCGCGGCTTCCTGCAACGGGTGCAGGAAGCGTGGGCTGTTGGAGCCGGTATTCTGCCCAAAGAAGAACATCGCATCGCAGTTGGAGAGATCGTCGAAGACCACGGTGCCGACGCTCGTCCCGATGACCTGCTTCAGCGCGACGGAGGTGGTCTCGTGGCACATGTTCGAGCTGTCAGGCAGGTTGTTGTGGCCATAGAGCCGCGCGAACAGCGCATAGAGGTAGGAAGTCTCCAGGCTCGCCCGGCCGGAGGAGTAGAAGACGGCGGATTTCGGTTCCAGCGCGCGCAGTTCCTTGCCGATGGCGGCAAAGGCCTCGTCCCAGCCACAGGGCACGTAGCGGTCCGTGGCGGCGTCGTAGCGCAACGGGTGGGTCAGCCGCCCCTCCTGCTCCAGGTCGTAATCCCGCCATTCCCGCAGCTCGGCCAGCGTATGCGTGGCAAAGAATTCCGGCGTGCAGCGGCGGCTGGTCAGGTCCCACAGGGTTGCCTTCGCACCGTTCTCGCAGAATTCGAAGGGGTGGGGATTGGCTGGCTTGGCCCAGGAGCAGGAGACGCACATGAAGCCGTGCGGCTTGTTCTGCCGCATCAGTGTCTCGATCGCCAGCGGCGTCGACCATTCCTTGCCGAAGATCGTGCTGATGCCGCGCAAGGAACCCCAGCCGCCCGCCGGGGAATCGTAGTGAACGGTGCCTTTTTCCTTCGGCATGGCACTGACCCCGTCGCTGTCCCTGATCACGGGCTTACGCCGGGCGCGGAGGATGGTTTCAGCGCGCCCTATCGTGCCGGCGGCCCCGCCGGGGGCCGCGCTGCGGGGAATGGCCGGGGATTGCGTGATCTTGAGGAAGCAATGGTCCAGCTCACGCCTCAGGGCCAGCCCACGCCTCCGGTCTCGCCGTAGATCTGACCGGTTGTGTAGCTGGAGGTAGCGGCGGCCAGCTCAACATAGACGGAGGCCAGCTCCACCGGCTGTCCCGGGCGCTTCATGGGCGTGGTGCTGCCGAAGTTTTTCAGCCCTTCCTCCGTCTGCCCGCCGGAGACCTGCAACGGCGTCCAGAAGGGGCCGGGCGCGACGCCGTTCACGCGGATGCCCTGGTCCACAAGCTGCTTCGCCAGCCCGCGCACGAAGATCATGATCGCGCCCTTGGTGCAGGCATAGTCGAGGATCTGTGGAGAAGGCGTCTGCGCATTGACCGAGCTAGTGCAGATGATGGCCGATCCTGGCGGCAGATGCGGCAGCGCCGCCTTCACGATCCAGAACATGGCGTAGACATTGGTCTTCATGGTCCGGTCGAGCTGCTCGGTGGAGATATCCAGCAGCGAGGTCTGCGCGTGCTGATAGGCGGCATTGCTGACCAGCGTATCCAGACCGCCGAGTTCCCGCACCGCCCGCTCGACCAGGCTGCGGCAGAAGGCCTCGTCCTGGATATCACCGGGGATCAGCACGGCCTTGCGTCCGGCGTCGCGGATCAGCTTCGCGACCTCCTGCGCGTCGGGTTCCTCGCTGGGGACATAGTTGATCGCGACATCCGCCCCCTCCCGCGCATAGGCGATGGCGGCGGCCCGCCCGATGCCGGAATCGCCGCCGGTGATCAGCGCGCGGCGCCCCGCAAGCCGGCCTGAGCCCCTGTAGCTGGCCTCGCCGCAATCGGGGACAGGCGTCATCCTCGATTGTAGCCCTGGCCAGGGCTGGGACTGCATGGGGAAGGGGGGTCTGGGATACTTGTCCTGCGGGTTCGAAAGCGCCGGGGCCGCGCCCGCATCCGGCGCCCCCTGCGCCAGGGCCGGGGCCGCCGCCGCCGAGGCGATGCCCGCGGCGGCGATCCCCCGGAAGACGTTCCGGCGAGAGGGGGAGTGATCTTCGGCCATGTCTCTGTTCCCTGGACCTGCGTTCCCGGGTTGAACAGCCATGGAGCATGGAGGTTCGCGAAGGCCGCTGCTCTTTCGTTGACGCCCTGGCCGCCGCCCCGCCAAGCTCGCCGCATGACGATCCTGGCTCCAGACAGCTGCTATCCCCGCGACTTCCAGGGCTACGGCCCCAACCCGCCGGACCCGCAATGGCCCGGCGGCGCGAGGCTCGCGCTGTCCTTCGTGCTGAACTACGAGGAGGGCGGCGAGAATACCGTGCTGAACGGCGACGCCGGTAGCGAGATCTATCTGAACGAGACACCGGGCGGGAACCCCGTGCTCGGGGCGCGGGACATCGGCAAGGAGAGCCAGTTCGACTACGGTGCCCGTGCCGGCGTCTGGCGCGTGCTACGCCTGTTCGCGCAGCGGGACCTCAGGCTGACGGTCTATGGCGTCGGCCGGGCGCTGGAACTGAACCCGGCGGTGGGCAGAGCCTTCGCGGAGGCCGGGCATGAGGTGGCCAGCCATGGCTGGCGCTGGATCAACTACCAGGATGTCGATGAGGCGACGGAACGCGAGCATATCGCGAAATGCGTGGAGACCATCACGCGCACCGTGGGAAAACCCCCGGTCGGCTGGTACACGGGCCGCATCAGCGAGCGGACGCGCCGGCTGGTGGCCGAGCATGGCGGCTTTCTCTACGACAGCGACGCCTATGACGACGATCTTCCCTATTACGTCACTGTCGCCGGCAAGCCCCTGCTGATCATTCCCTATACCCTCGACAACAACGACATGAAATTCGCCGTGCCGCCCGGCTTCTCCGGCAATGACGGTTTCGAGCAGCATCTGCGCGATGCCGTGGACCTGCTGCGGGAGGAGGGGAAGACGGCACCGAAGATGATGAGCGTCGGGCTGCATTGTCGCCTGGTGGGCCGTCCCGGCCGTGCCGCGGCCCTGGCGCGCGTGCTGGATTACGTGAAGTCCTGCCCGGACATCTGGGTGGCGACGCGGGAGGAGATAGCGCGGCACTGGCTCAGCACACATCCACCGGCCTGAGGCCGGCGGGAGTTGCGGGCGGCGGGAGGGGCCGCCGCCCGCGTCAGATCACGGACGGACCGTGACGCTCGGGCCCGTGGTCATGGGGGCCGGGGTTGTCATCACGGTGGTGGGCTGCGGCGTCGGGGCCGGGGCGGAGACGACCGTCGGGGGCGCCGTGTTCACGGAGCAGGCCGCCAGGCCGATGGATGCGGTCAGAACAGCCAGGGTCGGAAGAATACGCACCTTCGGGGACCTCCTTGAGGATGGGATGCCGCTCGATAACTTCCGCCCAAGCTTAAAGTGTCAGGCTCACGGTAGTAACAGCTGCGTGATGATCGCCTGAAACGGGGAATTCCTGCCGTGTTTTACACCAGAAGCGTGGGCAGACAGCGGCTTAGCGCCGCCTGGAAAAGCTCAAGATCTTCTGCATCCGCCCAGACATGCGGGCTGACCCGCAGCACCCCCAACCGGTCGCTGGCATGGACCCCCTCGGCGGCCAGGGCGTCGATCAGCCCGGCGGGCATGCCGCCCGGGATACGCAGGCCCAGGATATGCGGGGCACGCAGCGGGCGTGGCAGCGCGGCGAGGCCGAACGCCTCCGCCGCCCCGGCCAACTGGTCGGTCAGGGCGCGCAGCCTGTCCGCCACGGCCCCGGTGCCCCAGGAGGCCACCAGCTCCATCCCCGTGGCGGCCATGGGGAGGTTGACCGGATCGTTCCGCTCGCCCTTGTCATAGCGGCGGGCGCCGGGGGCGAAGTCTCCGCCAGGGCGGTTGCCGTTGTTCTCCTCCAGAGGCAGGCCGGACTGCCGGTGCGGCGCGGCATAGAGGAAGGCGAGGCTGTAGGGCCCCAGCACCCATTTATAGGTCGGGAAGGCCAGGAAATCCGGCCGCCAGCGCGCGACTTCGACCGGCATGGCGCCCACGGCCTGGGTGGCATCCACCACCAGCGCTGCGCCTTGGGCGCGCAGGGCCGGGGCGATGCGGTCCAGGTCGATGATGGCGCCATCGGACCAGTGCAGCGGCGTCAGGCAGGCCACGCCCACAGGCGGGGCGCCGGGGCGGGCGATGGCCTCCAGCACCGCGCTGGTCCAGTCGCCATCGGCGGGCCGGGGGACGACATCCAGCACCGCGCCGCGCTCAGCCGCCATCCGGTCCCAGATCATGCTGACGGAGGGGAACTCGTCCTGAACCCGCAACAGGCGCGTGCCGGCGGCCAGTTCCAGGTTGCGCGCCGCCGTGGCCATGCCGTGGCTGATGGAGCCGATGATGGCGATATCCCCCGCCTCGGCGCCGATCAGCCGGGCGGCGGCGGAGCGCGTGCGCTCGGCCCATTCGGCGGCGCGGGAGGGATGCGCCCATGGCTCGCTCTTGGTCAGCATCCCGGCCTCGCCCGCGGCGCGGACGCTGCGCGGCACGGGGGAATAGGCGGCCCCGTCCAGATAGGCGATCCGGCGCGGGATATCGAAGAGGTGGCGTTGGCTGGTCAGGCTCATTCCGGGATGAGAATACATCCCTTCCACATCGTCCAGCCGTGATCCGGCGATTCCGCCCTTGCGGCACCCGGCGCGGGTCCCTATCGTCGCTGGCATGACCATCGCCGCGTGCCACGCTCCGCTGCTGACCGGCCTTCCCGCCGGCATCGGCGCACGCGCGCTTTCCGGCCTCCTCCTTCGACTTAGCCGCCCCTGGGCGTGACGCCCGGCTGACCTGCCGGCATCGCTCAGGGGGACCCCCGGGGGCCCGCGCGCCCCCGCGCTGCACGGCAAGTCATCGAAGGAGCGTTATCATGGCCATCAACCATCCCAGCTTCGGCACCATCGCCGACAACCGCGTCATCATCTTCGACACCACGCTGCGCGACGGCGAGCAGTCCCCCGGCTTCTCCATGAACCTGGAGGAGAAGCTGCGGATGGCCGAGGCCCTGGCGGAACTGGGCGTCGATGTCATGGAAGCCGGCTTCCCCATCGCCAGCCAGGGCGATTTCGAGAGCGTGCAGTCCATCGCGCAGCGCTTCGCCAAGGATGGCCCGGTGGTCTGCGGCCTGTCCCGCTCCGCGCCCGGCGACATCCTGCGCGCCGTGGAGGCCGTGAAGCCCGCCGCCCGCCAGCGCATCCACACCTTCATCTCCACCTCCGACCTGCATATGCGCGTCAAGCTGCGCATGACGCCCGAGGCGGTGCTGGAGGCGGTCACCAAGTCCGTCGAGTTGGCGCGCAACCACGTGGCCGACGTGGAATGGTCCGCCGAGGACGGCAGCCGCAC
This genomic window from Roseomonas marmotae contains:
- a CDS encoding FdhF/YdeP family oxidoreductase, with product MPKEKGTVHYDSPAGGWGSLRGISTIFGKEWSTPLAIETLMRQNKPHGFMCVSCSWAKPANPHPFEFCENGAKATLWDLTSRRCTPEFFATHTLAELREWRDYDLEQEGRLTHPLRYDAATDRYVPCGWDEAFAAIGKELRALEPKSAVFYSSGRASLETSYLYALFARLYGHNNLPDSSNMCHETTSVALKQVIGTSVGTVVFDDLSNCDAMFFFGQNTGSNSPRFLHPLQEAAKRGVKIITFNPVRERGLEVFTNPQNPVEMLTGQETAISSQYHQVRPGGDIAVILGICKHVLAADDAAQQQGRRVLDEDFIQQHTHGFKAFEAKVRGTGWEEIEAQSGLSRRDIEAAAQVYVEADRVTAFYGMGLTQHVHGFENVAMLVNMLLLKGNIGRDGTGISPVRGHSNVQGQRTVGIAEKPELVPLDRLAKQFNFKPPRDKGLNTVEACEGIISGQVRAFIGLGGNFVRAIPERDRMEKAWSDMRLTVQVATKLNRSHLVHGQVAYLLPCLSRTEEDIQASGPQAVSMEDTFSCIHGSIARRKPASDHLRSEVAIVAGIAKATLPVNNRVKWDEWVADYSLIRDLIAETYLEEFHDFNNRMFTPGGFYRGNSARERIWKTKSGKAEFTVAKPMSATGFEDAPGRFRLITLRSNDQFNTTIYGYSDRMRGIEGTRDVVLINPLEMRRHNLREGQVVSLVSDAGDGVERKVSGLRVTPFRLPDGCLGAYYPEMNPLIPLSHHDEQSKTPAAKSVPVRILQEDGREDTGNGREPVGHATHPL
- a CDS encoding SDR family oxidoreductase yields the protein MAEDHSPSRRNVFRGIAAAGIASAAAAPALAQGAPDAGAAPALSNPQDKYPRPPFPMQSQPWPGLQSRMTPVPDCGEASYRGSGRLAGRRALITGGDSGIGRAAAIAYAREGADVAINYVPSEEPDAQEVAKLIRDAGRKAVLIPGDIQDEAFCRSLVERAVRELGGLDTLVSNAAYQHAQTSLLDISTEQLDRTMKTNVYAMFWIVKAALPHLPPGSAIICTSSVNAQTPSPQILDYACTKGAIMIFVRGLAKQLVDQGIRVNGVAPGPFWTPLQVSGGQTEEGLKNFGSTTPMKRPGQPVELASVYVELAAATSSYTTGQIYGETGGVGWP
- the puuE gene encoding allantoinase PuuE; this translates as MTILAPDSCYPRDFQGYGPNPPDPQWPGGARLALSFVLNYEEGGENTVLNGDAGSEIYLNETPGGNPVLGARDIGKESQFDYGARAGVWRVLRLFAQRDLRLTVYGVGRALELNPAVGRAFAEAGHEVASHGWRWINYQDVDEATEREHIAKCVETITRTVGKPPVGWYTGRISERTRRLVAEHGGFLYDSDAYDDDLPYYVTVAGKPLLIIPYTLDNNDMKFAVPPGFSGNDGFEQHLRDAVDLLREEGKTAPKMMSVGLHCRLVGRPGRAAALARVLDYVKSCPDIWVATREEIARHWLSTHPPA
- a CDS encoding aminotransferase class V-fold PLP-dependent enzyme — encoded protein: MSLTSQRHLFDIPRRIAYLDGAAYSPVPRSVRAAGEAGMLTKSEPWAHPSRAAEWAERTRSAAARLIGAEAGDIAIIGSISHGMATAARNLELAAGTRLLRVQDEFPSVSMIWDRMAAERGAVLDVVPRPADGDWTSAVLEAIARPGAPPVGVACLTPLHWSDGAIIDLDRIAPALRAQGAALVVDATQAVGAMPVEVARWRPDFLAFPTYKWVLGPYSLAFLYAAPHRQSGLPLEENNGNRPGGDFAPGARRYDKGERNDPVNLPMAATGMELVASWGTGAVADRLRALTDQLAGAAEAFGLAALPRPLRAPHILGLRIPGGMPAGLIDALAAEGVHASDRLGVLRVSPHVWADAEDLELFQAALSRCLPTLLV